In one window of Leishmania braziliensis MHOM/BR/75/M2904 complete genome, chromosome 8 DNA:
- a CDS encoding putative mitochondrial associated ribonuclease, whose translation MSPTALIASRSRLLHKFDSCRTIFMCCDIQEKLRGRIPNFQAAIDVSNSMAAIHNALTPRHTSFVATEQYPQGVGRLARDIQLPEGTPVIEKVQPSMLVPEMMPYIIGDPARGILPVQQAVLWGHETHVCIMQTADELLQHGIRVGVLVDGCAAQRQLDHDVAIQEMSTWDNLTLTTTISVLLQLVRGDDSLKGPLMKLVVKPDDPSRFPSRTEDGDKQKE comes from the coding sequence ATGTCGCCGACCGCCCTCATCGCCTCGCGGTCCCGACTGCTTCACAAGTTTgacagctgccgcaccatcTTTATGTGCTGCGACATCCAGGAGAAGCTACGCGGCCGCATCCCCAACTTCCAGGCGGCCATTGACGTATCGAACTCGATGGCCGCCATCCACAACGCCCTGACGCCCCGGCACACGTCCTTTGTAGCGACGGAGCAGTACCCGCAAGGCGTGGGTCGTCTCGCGAGGGACATCCAGTTGCCGGAAGGGACGCCGGTGATCGAGAAGGTGCAGCCGTCGATGTTAGTGCCCGAAATGATGCCGTACATTATCGGCGACCCGGCGCGTGGCATCTTGCcggtgcagcaggcggtgctgtggGGGCACGAGACGCATGTGTGCATCATGCAGaccgctgacgagctgctgcaacaCGGCATTCGTGTGGGGGTGCTTGTAGATGGCTGCGCCGCTCAGCGGCAGCTCGACCACGATGTGGCGATTCAGGAGATGTCGACGTGGGACAACCTCACACTCACTACCACCATCTCCGTCCTTCTACAGCTGGTGCGTGGCGATGACTCTCTGAAGGGGCCGCTCATGAAACTCGTGGTGAAGCCGGACGACCCCTCCCGCTTCCCTAGTCGCACCGAGGACGGCGATAAGCAGAAGGAATGA